From the genome of Bos javanicus breed banteng chromosome 23, ARS-OSU_banteng_1.0, whole genome shotgun sequence:
GTTGGGGGAAAACATGAATTCAGGGATCCTATCTTTTGAGTAGAAACTGTCTCCACTCTTCCTGAGGTGGTCTATAGAAGTCAAGCAAGCCAAAGATGTTAGAAATTTGTGAAGGGATAATGTTCACAGGTTACTCAGAAGGATGCTGTCTCATAccaatgtgctttttttttttctttgatgactATAACCAATAGTGGCAATAtgaatttaacttttcttttagtTGTAGTATGATCAATGTTCACTAACAACTTAAATAATCTatccttagttttttaaattttgtgatgCCTGCCAATACTTATGAATGATGTAGGGTTATTTCTACAGTGAATTACagtaattttacttaaaattagaacaaaaatatttaaaaaactataagtCATGATCCCTATGTGGGTCGTGTAATCTATATAGTGGGTTATGaccagagttttttgtttttttcattttaaaaactaggattttaaaaataagagtataTATCACATAAGGTAAGTATACAtggtattttgtaaaaaaaaaaattatttccatttttgtgtttgtgtatatcACACATGCACAAGCATATACTcatatgcacatgtatatgtgttctgggtcataatataaaatatttcttactaAAGGCCCTGGTCaaaaaagtttgaaagcctgTGCCCAAGAATGGTGCTTGGAAATCACTAGGtcacataattatttttctttcagaagaTTGCCTGTCCTGATTAAGATTGTTCATAAGGTTAAGTGGTCATAGacatttgtctcttttttaaaaaaatatttatatatatttccctgttccaggtcttagtttcagcacacGTGATCTTTgacctttgttgcagcatgcaggatctttagatGTGTCATGTCGAATCTAGTTTTCCAACCAGGAATCACACCCAGGCCTcatgcattgggagtatggaatcttagtcactggatcacCACTGGAAATTCTGACATTTGTCTCTTTATTAGCACTTATTTTACATACAGTTGCCCACTCTCCATCCTTGAGGAGCTTCAAAGAGAAACAGtttccaagaaattaaaaggTAAGAAAGAGctaaaattctgtattttaaaaatagtaaaactaacatttccttcattttactATCTATGAGCCAAGCCCACTCCAGTTGACTACTTTCTGATTCTTTTGCCATTGTGTTTAGATCACTAGGATATTCATTTAatctttcaataaaatttataagaaaaaatatttgaaaattttataagaaaaatagtCATAGtagtgattaattttttaaaaaagattatttatttatgactgctctgggtctttactgctgcatgcaggctttctctagcagtGGGTGAGGGGGCTGGTCTGTAGCTGTGGTGCCCAAGCTTCTCAGTTCTATAGTTTCTCTTTTTTGCAGAGaaatgggcttcagtagttgtggcgcttgGGCTCCATAGTTGttgctcatgggctctagagcacaggctcagtagttgtggcccacgggcttagttgctccacagaatGTGGGCTCTTTCTGGACCTGGGATTGAaactatgtcccctgcactggcaggcaaattctttgccactgaaccaccagagaagccccacagtCATGGTAATTTATAATACTTTAGAGTTTACCAAACTGCCTGCTTCTTTGTGCTCTGTATCTGTgctcttatttaatttctatatcaacctagagaggtAGACAAGGTTGGCTTTAGGATTCCTATGTTATAGATTAAGTAGACTAAAGTGCAGAAGGTGAAGCCCAAGACTGTGGAGGGAGTACCTGGGGATCAGTCTCAATTCCAGGTTTCCCTGCTCCAAGCAGGCATCTCTTTCCTCCAGACCTAACGTGCTTCAAAGAATTCAGCTTCTTTTCCCCAggcacatttttgtttttgttgttcctcattctatttatttatcttctttactttctctccctactcctttttctttcctttttctccttgattCTTAGTGTCTTCTGTGACATCTTGGAACCAAAGTGTTTGTTTACCTCCATTCAACTAAAAACTGCCTGAGTCTAGTATCTTGCCATTCAAATGGAAACCCAGGATATTCAAACTGATTTATTTGAGCTGATTCATTCAGGATGATCAAACAGTCCCTTCAATAAATCTCAGGGAGGGggcattgttttggttttgttttccttcctatATTACCTTCACCAGTATTTGCttaatcattatcattattattattaatcatgCATTCATGTTCTTCATTAGAGTTACTGATTTGGGTGTAAATACTTCCAGTGCCTACCAGCAAaaagaattttcttcattttctttcctgcaaattattttttagattttgggatttccagaagaaaagatCAAGAGGGAATTATTAAGATTAGATTCTTTTTCTGAATAGCCACAGCCTTGGCCCTTCAGACTCCAGAGATGCACGAGGGACTTctagcagtgaaagtgaaagaggaaaagggggacCACACAAGAATGGGCCAGGAACCTGGCCTGTCAGGAGATAACCCTCATACCAGGGAGATCTTTCGTAGACGCTTCAGACAGTTCTGCTACCAGGAGACACCAGGGCCCCGAGAGGCTCTTCGAAGACTCCAGGAGCTCTGCCATCAGTGGCTGAGACCAGAGATGCACACCAAAGAGCAGATCCTGGAGCTGCTGGTGCTGGAGCAGTTCCTAACCATCCTGCCCGAGGAGCTCCAGGCCTGGGTGAGAGAGCACCGCCCAGTGAGTGGAGAAGAGGCAGTAATTGTGCTGGAGGATTTGGAGAGAGAGCTGGATGAACCAAGAGAGCAGGTGGGAAGAAGGGAGAACAAGGATTTGTGCTTGTATGGTGAAGCATGGGGTTTCAGTGCagtaagaggaagaggaggaaaagatggATTTCTTTATACCTGACTTGATCTGTAATAGAGTCTTTAATCTCTCCACCTTTTCTCTTTGCCAGTTTCTTGATCCATCTTTTCCTATCCATTGATCCTGAGAAGGCCTTGCAGTATCTTCTCTGATATTTGGTTTCCAATTGTCCTTAATTTTTGCCAGGTCCCAGCCCGTGATCATGAACAAAAGGAGCTTGTGAAGGAGAAAGCAGCTCTAGGAACAGCCCAGGAGTCATCAAGTAGCCAGCTCCAAACCTTGGAAGAGCGGCCTCAGTGGAACTTGAGAGGGGTGGGCCCGATTCAGGAGATTGGTGAGGATTAGAATTTGCTCAGGAAGCCTAAGTCATTCCCCGAATGGTCATCAATTCAGCATGTTTACTTGTTGTTTACTTTGGGCCCGGCATTGTGCTGGGTACTGGAGAAGCAGTGATGAGCAAGGTAGACATGGTCCTTGCCCTTAGGGAGTTTACAGTCTGGTGGGAGAGGTAGACAATAAACAGGCAATTGTGATACAGGGCATCTTCTCACTGAAGCCCAAGTATAATTGTTAAGAGTGGGAAAGTAAATAGAAAACATGGTTGCTTGTCCCCTTCCACCCACTCTCCTGAccagtattttcctttctttgggaacACAACATTCATGTAATCCATTTATTATTTCAGACAATGAGACTGGAACTTGGAATGTGGAGTTAGCTCCA
Proteins encoded in this window:
- the LOC133236571 gene encoding zinc finger and SCAN domain-containing protein 23-like isoform X4, translated to MSNLVFQPGITPRPHALGVWNLSHWITTGNSDICLFISTYFTYSCPLSILEELQRETVSKKLKATALALQTPEMHEGLLAVKVKEEKGDHTRMGQEPGLSGDNPHTREIFRRRFRQFCYQETPGPREALRRLQELCHQWLRPEMHTKEQILELLVLEQFLTILPEELQAWVREHRPVSGEEAVIVLEDLERELDEPREQVPARDHEQKELVKEKAALGTAQESSSSQLQTLEERPQWNLRGVGPIQEIDNETGTWNVELAPKRELSKEKKSLVEAPEKLNGDTIPVPEYGETCDQEGRLERQRGSSSVERPYVCSECGKSFTQNSILIEHQRTHTGEKPYECDECGRAFSQRSGLFQHQRLHTGEKRYQCSVCGKAFSQNAGLFHHLRIHTGEKPYQCNQCSKSFSRRSVLIKHQRIHTGERPYKCDKCGKNFIYHCNLIQHRKVHPMAESS